One region of Brassica napus cultivar Da-Ae chromosome A10, Da-Ae, whole genome shotgun sequence genomic DNA includes:
- the BNAA10G00140D gene encoding uncharacterized protein BNAA10G00140D gives MGSLTKAYCQYNNIPFHPYYYRPSNLHNPISLFAITSPSISPTDPSPPSSGYKPPQKFQFGGHLIIPAVAVAASAWFFLRLHRYPPIITAAPMDLELEEEGAIKEVPLQRKPGHVKALHFYKTKPGTVFKLMEVYASGNYESLKARIRLSAEWLERARRELEEVVERDPGRVMEYSQVVDELMDLLKDMEVYVDQCEKDKVKGYLRSCNRLLARVRKMEARILNALQEFHDDDDEPRGGDN, from the coding sequence ATGGGAAGCCTCACGAAGGCGTATTGTCAGTACAACAACATCCCCTTTCACCCTTATTATTACAGACCTTCCAACCTTCACAACCCTATTTCTCTCTTCGCCATCACATCTCCTTCCATTTCACCCACAGACCCTTCTCCTCCTAGTAGTGGTTACAAACCACCACAAAAGTTTCAGTTCGGCGGCCACTTGATAATCCCCGCCGTGGCAGTCGCAGCTTCCGCCTGGTTCTTCCTTCGTCTCCACCGATACCCTCCAATCATCACCGCCGCTCCTATGGATCTCGAGTTGGAGGAAGAAGGTGCGATCAAAGAGGTCCCTTTGCAGCGCAAGCCGGGCCATGTGAAAGCTCTCCACTTTTACAAAACCAAGCCGGGTACCGTCTTCAAACTGATGGAAGTGTACGCCAGTGGTAACTACGAATCCTTGAAAGCCCGGATTCGCCTGTCCGCCGAGTGGCTAGAAAGGGCGAGGAGAGAGttggaggaggtggtggagagAGACCCGGGTCGGGTCATGGAGTATTCGCAAGTGGTCGACGAGCTGATGGATCTTCTCAAGGATATGGAGGTTTATGTGGATCAGTGCGAAAAGGACAAGGTTAAGGGTTACCTTAGATCTTGCAATCGGTTGCTTGCCCGTGTCAGGAAAATGGAAGCTCGGATTCTCAATGCCCTCCAAGAGTTtcacgatgatgatgatgaaccaagaGGAGGAGACAACTAG
- the LOC106370832 gene encoding pentatricopeptide repeat-containing protein At1g01970-like: MMGVYSCNAVLNSVFPFVGGGGSHHKLYFSPKTPFSVEESRHRFSCKCRMAMEVVDKEEKGPPRRFNWVDLNSHHITEEQEEAITRIPVKMSKRCQALMKQIICFEKGSSFSDMLGAWVRRMKPIRADWLSLLKELNNLHSPFYIKVAEFALLEDSFEANPRDYTKIIHYYGKLNQIQEAEKTLVSMKSRGFLIDQVTLTAMVQSYSKAGFHRLAEETFNDIKLLGEPLDYRSYGSMIMAYIRAGTPEKGEALLREMDSHDICAGREVYKALLRSYSMSGDPQGSKRVFDALQIAGITPDAKLCGLLINAYSVSGQSQNARLAFENMRKAGIKATDKCVALVLSAYQNEEKLNEALGFLVELEKDSIMVGEEASAVLARWFKKLGVVEEVELLLREFSSHKTL, encoded by the exons ATGATGGGAGTTTATAGCTGTAACGCAGTGTTGAACAGCGTCTTCCCCTTTGTTGGTGGTGGTGGAAGCCACCATAAGCTCTACTTTAGTCCAAAAACCCCCTTCTCTGTAGAAGAATCTCGTCATCGTTTTAGTTGCAAATGTAGGATGGCTATGGAGGTTGTAGACAAGGAAGAAAAGGGCCCTCCTAGAAGATTCAATTGGGTTGATCTGAATAGTCATCATATTACAGAAGAACAAGAGGAGGCAATCACTCGGATTCCTGTTAAGATGTCAAAACGCTGTCAAGCGCTTATGAAGCAGATAATATGCTTCGAAAAGGGTAGCAGCTTTAGCGACATGTTAGGTGCTTGGGTTAGGAGGATGAAACCCATTCGAGCTGACTGGCTTTCCCTTCTTAAAGAGCTCAACAATCTTCACTCTCCCTTTTATATCAAG GTGGCTGAATTTGCGCTGCTGGAGGATTCCTTTGAAGCCAACCCCCGCGACTATACCAAGATCATTCATTACTATGGGAAGcttaaccaaatccaagaggcTGAGAAAACTCTCGTTTCTATGAAAAGTCGAGGCTTTCTCATTGATCAGGTCACCCTAACTGCCATGGTTCAGTCGTACAGCAAGGCAGGCTTTCACCGCTTGGCTGAAGAAACTTTCAACGATATCAAGTTGCTCGGGGAACCACTTGACTATCGATCCTATGGTTCCATGATTATGGCCTACATCAGAGCTGGCACTCCGGAGAAAGGAGAGGCTTTGCTCAGAGAAATGGACTCCCATGATATCTGCGCCGGGAGAGAGGTTTACAAGGCCTTGTTGAGATCCTACTCTATGTCTGGAGATCCCCAAGGATCCAAGCGTGTTTTTGACGCTCTTCAGATCGCGGGGATCACCCCTGATGCAAAGCTATGTGGACTGCTCATTAACGCATACAGTGTCTCGGGTCAGAGCCAGAATGCGCGTTTGGCTTTTGAGAATATGAGAAAAGCCGGAATCAAAGCTACTGACAAGTGTGTGGCTCTTGTGCTCTCTGCATATCAAAATGAAGAAAAGCTCAATGAGGCGTTAGGGTTCTTAGTTGAGCTAGAGAAAGACTCGATCATGGTTGGGGAAGAAGCTTCTGCTGTGCTGGCTCGGTGGTTTAAGAAGCTTGGTGTTGTTGAAGAAGTTGAGTTACTTCTCAGGGAATTTTCATCCCACAAGACACTCTGA